One Vibrio pomeroyi genomic region harbors:
- a CDS encoding outer membrane lipoprotein-sorting protein: MYKFTRSLTILGSALALVLASAPSWAVDSQQVTEMIAKADSYRLNSAQASKVVSLVALYQDEQLDKTREYNVYTRPNRESLVVFKSAVEAGQKMLMIEDNYWLLMPKSRRPIRITPMQKLLGEASVGDISTLTWSEDYQGKWVAEQQVEMPTSETLDTHHLKLTAKTKGASYQSIDLWLTADRAFPVKADLYLRSGKLAKQAWFTEGVRDGLPTVVSMTLLDKIQPSKKTVIEYREVIEQALADKYYNPAYLSRNSVSGL, encoded by the coding sequence ATGTATAAATTTACTCGTTCACTCACTATTTTAGGTTCCGCGTTGGCTTTGGTTCTAGCATCGGCACCAAGCTGGGCTGTCGATTCACAACAAGTCACCGAGATGATTGCTAAAGCAGACAGCTACCGCTTGAACAGTGCACAAGCGTCCAAGGTGGTCTCCTTAGTCGCGCTATATCAAGACGAACAACTGGATAAAACCCGTGAGTACAACGTTTATACAAGACCAAACCGAGAGTCGTTGGTCGTGTTCAAGTCGGCTGTTGAAGCAGGTCAAAAGATGTTGATGATTGAAGACAACTATTGGCTGCTGATGCCGAAATCACGCCGTCCGATTCGTATCACCCCGATGCAAAAACTATTGGGTGAGGCTTCAGTAGGGGATATTTCGACGCTCACTTGGAGCGAAGATTATCAAGGCAAGTGGGTTGCCGAACAACAGGTTGAGATGCCGACTAGCGAGACACTTGATACCCATCACCTAAAGCTAACTGCGAAAACCAAAGGCGCGAGCTATCAATCGATTGATTTGTGGTTAACGGCAGATCGCGCATTTCCAGTTAAAGCGGATTTGTATTTGCGTTCAGGAAAGCTAGCGAAACAAGCGTGGTTTACTGAAGGCGTGCGAGATGGCTTACCAACAGTGGTGTCGATGACCTTGCTTGATAAGATTCAGCCAAGTAAAAAAACTGTAATTGAGTACCGCGAAGTGATTGAACAAGCCTTGGCAGATAAGTATTACAACCCTGCTTACTTATCGCGTAATAGCGTGTCTGGGCTGTAG
- a CDS encoding ABC transporter permease, whose translation MGKLTQRMSTFCLPTSVRLAWLNLLRNGRRSLLSVLIIAIAVFALTSAGGYGLYTYESLRESTARDTGHLTLSTPGYFEQDEDMPLSNGLDNVQELTKSIIGDSDVRGVQPRVYFSGLVSNGSKSTIFMGTGVNEREFDMKGPFLDVRSGQTLSDVKSPRYDNQEPQVMLGTDLARNLKVAVGDWVTLLATTSDGALNAFDFKVQGIYSTGVPELDKRQLYVHITTAQELLASDKVSTLSVFLFETSKTSTVQQRIEVLLNRQNGQQGSGIEITPWQDRAFFYTKVKDLYDRIFGIMGAVMALVVFVSLFNTMTMSVTERTREIGTLSALGSYPSEIVAGFLKEAGLLAVIGSAIGALVSGLVSVLLLVVDIQMPPPPGRTEGYPLNIYFSLELVGYATLGVLTICLLAAYFSARKGVNKPITEALVYV comes from the coding sequence ATGGGCAAGTTAACACAAAGAATGAGCACGTTTTGTCTTCCAACCTCGGTGCGTTTGGCGTGGCTTAATTTATTGAGAAATGGTCGCCGCAGCCTGCTTTCGGTGTTGATCATCGCCATTGCCGTATTTGCACTCACCAGTGCGGGTGGCTATGGGCTTTACACCTACGAATCCTTAAGGGAATCGACCGCGCGCGATACTGGTCACCTTACTTTGAGCACGCCGGGTTATTTTGAACAAGATGAAGACATGCCGCTGAGCAATGGTCTGGATAACGTTCAAGAGCTAACCAAGAGCATTATTGGCGACAGCGACGTGCGTGGTGTGCAGCCACGAGTCTACTTCAGCGGTCTGGTTTCTAACGGCAGTAAGTCGACCATCTTTATGGGAACGGGCGTTAATGAACGCGAGTTCGATATGAAAGGCCCGTTTCTTGATGTGCGCAGCGGTCAGACCCTCTCGGATGTGAAATCGCCAAGATACGACAACCAAGAGCCACAAGTAATGCTGGGAACTGACCTTGCTCGTAACCTCAAAGTTGCCGTTGGAGATTGGGTAACATTGCTCGCGACTACCAGTGATGGCGCTTTGAATGCCTTTGATTTTAAGGTGCAGGGTATCTACTCTACTGGCGTTCCTGAGCTGGACAAGCGTCAGCTGTATGTACACATCACTACTGCTCAAGAGCTTTTGGCTTCAGACAAAGTGAGCACTTTATCGGTATTCCTTTTCGAAACCAGCAAGACATCGACCGTGCAGCAACGCATCGAGGTGTTACTGAATAGACAAAATGGTCAACAAGGCTCAGGCATTGAAATTACTCCATGGCAAGATCGTGCGTTTTTCTATACCAAGGTTAAAGACCTTTACGACCGTATTTTCGGCATCATGGGCGCGGTGATGGCATTGGTCGTGTTCGTGTCGCTGTTCAATACCATGACCATGTCAGTCACAGAGCGTACTCGTGAAATTGGCACCTTGTCGGCACTCGGCAGTTACCCCTCTGAAATCGTTGCAGGCTTTTTAAAAGAGGCGGGATTACTGGCGGTGATTGGCAGTGCGATAGGTGCACTAGTGAGTGGCTTAGTGTCGGTGTTGTTACTGGTAGTCGATATACAAATGCCGCCACCTCCGGGTCGAACCGAAGGTTACCCACTCAACATTTACTTCTCATTAGAATTGGTTGGTTACGCCACGTTAGGTGTGCTGACGATCTGTTTGCTGGCTGCTTATTTCTCTGCTCGTAAAGGCGTGAATAAGCCAATCACGGAGGCGCTGGTTTATGTATAA
- a CDS encoding ABC transporter ATP-binding protein yields the protein MIEFKGIGKSYLTGGQSVDALKGVDGQIKRGEMVALCGPSGSGKSTLLNILGLLDMDYRGEINIDGKAYPTEQIAAARFRRQSLGFVFQRFNLVPVMTALENVAYPLMLNQCTKQEQQTRAQEMLERVGLGDYVHHRPDNLSGGQQQRVAIARALIHNPSLVIADEPTASLDSHTANLVIDIMKELGHEMGTTFIVATHDPRMAQRCDRVIELIDGQLAPQVTATEAISWAS from the coding sequence ATGATTGAATTTAAAGGTATCGGCAAATCGTATCTCACTGGCGGGCAAAGTGTAGATGCTCTCAAGGGAGTCGATGGCCAAATCAAACGCGGTGAAATGGTGGCGCTGTGTGGCCCGTCTGGGTCAGGGAAAAGTACACTTTTGAACATTCTTGGTTTGTTGGATATGGACTATCGAGGCGAGATCAATATTGATGGCAAAGCGTATCCAACAGAGCAGATTGCTGCTGCGCGTTTTCGTCGTCAGTCGTTGGGCTTTGTATTTCAGCGCTTCAATCTGGTTCCTGTGATGACAGCGCTTGAGAACGTCGCTTATCCATTGATGTTGAACCAATGCACGAAACAAGAACAGCAGACCAGAGCGCAAGAGATGTTAGAGCGTGTTGGGCTAGGAGATTACGTTCATCACCGCCCAGACAACCTTTCAGGCGGTCAGCAACAACGTGTCGCGATAGCCAGAGCGTTAATCCACAACCCAAGCCTAGTGATTGCCGATGAACCGACTGCCAGCTTAGACAGCCACACAGCCAACCTTGTGATCGACATTATGAAAGAGCTCGGTCACGAGATGGGCACTACCTTTATTGTCGCAACGCACGACCCGAGAATGGCGCAGCGTTGTGATCGAGTGATTGAACTTATCGATGGACAACTGGCACCACAAGTCACAGCAACGGAGGCGATCTCATGGGCAAGTTAA
- a CDS encoding DUF1254 domain-containing protein encodes MKTLFPLTAVALFSTGVIAAPTIVTEDNFAQAYTNMRLGAVVEKAGGINTFFEMPVPSSVPEEQFVVRMNRDTFYSVSVIDMSNDDVYVTVPETDQYVSLQVVDENHETQPMIYGSGRHKISAKTDHAFVIVRALEDDARRNLKIETGSEKPFKVKEWDMASFKATDKAGNIDFSDGYDQSKAFGNKESGQTDYMNYVGAAGGWGGAMVEDNIYQTSQYFDANACYETTFKDPKAGSFWSATVYNADGRMFNDKANISSEMAPVMNSDGTYTLRFGCEGQPNNIPTMDGNSTGKFNVLMRHYNPSEPVSKGEKGYNPATMIKKVG; translated from the coding sequence ATGAAAACACTATTTCCCCTTACTGCTGTCGCTTTATTCTCAACCGGCGTTATTGCAGCGCCAACCATCGTCACGGAAGATAATTTTGCTCAGGCATACACCAATATGCGTCTCGGCGCGGTGGTGGAGAAAGCGGGTGGTATCAATACATTCTTTGAGATGCCAGTACCGAGCAGCGTTCCAGAAGAGCAGTTCGTTGTTCGAATGAATCGAGATACCTTTTACTCCGTTTCTGTCATCGATATGTCGAACGATGATGTCTACGTGACGGTTCCAGAAACTGACCAATATGTGTCACTGCAAGTCGTTGATGAAAACCACGAGACGCAGCCAATGATCTACGGTTCGGGTCGCCATAAAATTAGCGCAAAAACGGATCACGCATTCGTTATTGTTCGTGCGCTTGAAGATGATGCTCGCCGTAACCTGAAGATTGAAACAGGCAGTGAGAAGCCGTTTAAAGTAAAAGAATGGGACATGGCGTCGTTCAAGGCCACGGATAAAGCTGGCAACATCGATTTCAGTGACGGATATGACCAATCAAAGGCGTTTGGTAACAAAGAAAGCGGCCAAACTGATTACATGAATTACGTTGGCGCAGCTGGCGGTTGGGGTGGTGCGATGGTCGAAGATAACATCTATCAAACCAGTCAGTACTTTGATGCGAATGCATGTTACGAGACGACTTTCAAAGATCCGAAGGCCGGCTCATTCTGGTCTGCGACCGTATATAACGCTGATGGACGCATGTTTAACGATAAAGCCAATATTTCGAGTGAAATGGCACCCGTTATGAACAGCGATGGAACCTACACTCTCCGTTTCGGATGTGAAGGTCAGCCAAACAACATTCCAACGATGGACGGTAATAGCACGGGAAAATTTAATGTTCTGATGCGCCACTACAACCCGAGCGAACCAGTGAGCAAAGGCGAGAAAGGCTACAACCCAGCGACGATGATTAAGAAAGTAGGTTAA
- a CDS encoding LysR family transcriptional regulator, whose product MESIDLNLLRTFVLLCQSNSLKRAGMKLGISESAVSKQMTKLREQLGHPLFERTTEGLRPTHYSKSILPKIEQALSLMHSATSPETFNPATYKGPITLAFFAYTLEFSGVSLFRELSKTFPKAQIELKTWTSDTEQKLEEGDITLGVHFLNEERSSNIFQKRIMPDQLVIAVSKSLGQLTWEEALQLPFIKIRSQGWNEERYRYLEMLKSSGIDPHISITVDNFSVARQILEQGDHACVLSDSWKDASLNTIEPPKELRIDLNLVSCMRLVDRQSPLNLAVHEVIKRVMLQSR is encoded by the coding sequence ATGGAAAGTATAGACTTGAACTTACTGCGTACCTTTGTGTTGCTGTGTCAGTCGAATAGCCTTAAAAGGGCAGGGATGAAACTGGGGATCTCAGAAAGCGCCGTCAGCAAGCAAATGACCAAGCTAAGAGAGCAATTAGGACACCCACTTTTCGAACGCACCACGGAAGGGTTAAGACCAACGCATTACAGCAAATCTATTTTGCCCAAGATTGAACAAGCCTTGTCCTTGATGCACTCCGCTACCTCACCAGAAACATTCAACCCTGCCACCTATAAAGGGCCAATTACCCTTGCTTTCTTCGCTTACACACTCGAATTTTCAGGTGTTAGTTTATTTAGGGAGCTCTCGAAAACATTTCCCAAAGCACAAATTGAGCTGAAAACTTGGACATCAGATACAGAACAAAAATTAGAAGAGGGTGATATCACCTTAGGTGTGCATTTTCTAAATGAAGAGCGTAGTTCGAATATCTTCCAGAAACGCATCATGCCCGACCAACTGGTGATCGCCGTATCAAAATCATTAGGGCAACTAACATGGGAAGAGGCATTGCAGTTGCCTTTTATCAAGATCCGAAGCCAAGGTTGGAATGAAGAACGTTACCGATATTTAGAAATGTTGAAAAGTAGTGGAATTGACCCTCACATCAGTATCACGGTGGACAATTTTTCAGTTGCGAGGCAAATTCTAGAGCAAGGTGACCACGCCTGCGTATTAAGTGATAGTTGGAAGGACGCTTCGCTTAACACCATAGAACCACCCAAAGAGCTTAGGATTGATCTAAACCTTGTGTCCTGCATGCGCCTCGTCGATCGCCAAAGCCCTCTAAACCTTGCCGTTCATGAAGTGATTAAAAGGGTCATGCTTCAATCTAGATAG
- a CDS encoding NAD(P)-dependent oxidoreductase, with product MKVSFIGLGVMGFPMAGHLVKAGFEVTVFNRTHSKALDWADKHQGKAAESVAECVAEADVVLVCVGNDDDVRSMTTSETGALAAMKPNAILVDHTTTSAILSEELEVAAKQAGVRFMDAPVSGGQAGAENGVLTIMCGGEQELFNDLQPVFEAYGKSSVLMGKVGQGQRAKMVNQICIAGVLNGLSEGLVLAEKSGLDIPTLVDCLKNGAAGSWQMENRATTMAQDKFDFGFAIDWMIKDLGFCLDEAERQGIQLPLTEKTNNAYKALSAEGQGRMDTSVLMKAVVEETKK from the coding sequence ATGAAAGTAAGTTTTATCGGGCTAGGCGTAATGGGTTTCCCAATGGCAGGCCACCTAGTCAAAGCCGGTTTTGAGGTGACGGTATTTAACCGCACTCATAGCAAAGCATTAGACTGGGCTGATAAACACCAAGGTAAAGCCGCTGAGAGTGTAGCTGAGTGTGTCGCAGAAGCGGACGTAGTATTGGTTTGTGTAGGCAACGATGACGACGTGCGCAGCATGACAACCAGCGAAACAGGCGCACTGGCGGCAATGAAGCCAAACGCAATTCTTGTTGACCACACAACAACGTCAGCAATCCTGTCTGAAGAGCTTGAAGTCGCTGCGAAGCAAGCTGGTGTTCGCTTTATGGATGCACCAGTGTCTGGTGGTCAAGCGGGCGCAGAAAACGGCGTGCTAACTATCATGTGTGGTGGTGAGCAAGAGCTATTCAACGACCTTCAACCTGTATTTGAAGCTTACGGTAAATCGTCAGTTCTGATGGGTAAAGTAGGCCAAGGCCAACGCGCGAAAATGGTTAACCAGATCTGCATCGCGGGTGTATTGAACGGCTTATCTGAAGGCTTGGTATTGGCTGAAAAATCAGGTTTGGATATCCCAACTCTGGTTGATTGCCTTAAAAACGGTGCTGCTGGCTCATGGCAGATGGAAAACCGCGCTACAACAATGGCGCAAGACAAGTTCGATTTCGGCTTCGCAATTGATTGGATGATCAAAGACTTAGGCTTCTGCCTAGATGAAGCTGAACGTCAAGGTATTCAACTTCCATTGACTGAAAAGACTAACAACGCCTACAAGGCACTGTCTGCTGAAGGACAAGGACGCATGGATACATCAGTATTGATGAAAGCTGTCGTTGAAGAGACGAAGAAGTAG
- a CDS encoding LysR family transcriptional regulator translates to MNSIFGNIDDLFLFCTVVEEGSLLSASKRLQLPVSTMSRRLTALEERLSIRLLEKKGRELVATKDGEAAFAALSSGMESLHQGFSSLLEERDAIQGKVKLAVPHNFYSGFLRPTVEQFLAEYPKVQLNLILSQQQVVPETDRDLLITFQISDMEGMIARPLFKAKHGFFASQEYLDSREEIKKPDDLEHQEWINVDDVFDMPLYKSGQLEQMVTIKPKFIVNDIYAVAAAAQKGLGIASLPFRHVSPEMNLIQVLPEYHRGDRQAYLVYKERKYQPKALTLLIETLIESVRSFHHDELS, encoded by the coding sequence ATGAATTCCATATTTGGAAACATTGATGATCTATTCCTGTTTTGTACTGTGGTGGAAGAGGGATCGTTGTTGTCGGCATCGAAGCGACTCCAATTGCCGGTGTCGACCATGTCGCGCCGATTAACCGCCTTGGAAGAGCGCCTGAGCATTCGCCTTTTGGAGAAGAAGGGTAGAGAACTGGTGGCCACTAAAGATGGTGAGGCGGCCTTTGCAGCGCTGAGCAGTGGTATGGAATCCCTGCATCAAGGGTTTAGTAGCTTGCTTGAAGAGCGCGATGCCATTCAAGGTAAGGTTAAGCTCGCTGTTCCTCATAACTTTTATAGTGGTTTTCTTCGCCCGACCGTTGAGCAATTCCTTGCTGAGTACCCAAAAGTACAGCTCAACCTCATTTTGAGCCAACAGCAAGTGGTGCCTGAAACCGATCGTGATTTGTTGATCACGTTTCAAATTTCCGACATGGAAGGCATGATTGCGCGACCACTGTTTAAGGCCAAGCATGGATTTTTTGCAAGCCAAGAGTATCTGGATTCTCGTGAAGAGATTAAAAAGCCAGACGATCTCGAGCATCAAGAGTGGATTAATGTCGATGATGTGTTTGATATGCCGCTCTACAAATCTGGTCAGTTAGAGCAGATGGTGACGATAAAACCTAAGTTCATCGTTAACGATATTTATGCGGTCGCGGCCGCAGCGCAAAAGGGATTGGGTATCGCCTCACTGCCTTTTCGTCATGTTTCTCCGGAAATGAATCTGATTCAAGTGCTCCCTGAGTATCATCGGGGTGATCGCCAAGCGTATTTAGTGTACAAAGAAAGAAAATATCAGCCGAAGGCTTTGACTTTGCTTATCGAGACCTTAATTGAGAGCGTTCGATCGTTCCATCATGATGAGCTGAGTTAA
- a CDS encoding DUF2798 domain-containing protein: MKNKLHWVTAILSSLVMAFMMSGIISGYKMGFSQAWPPIWLNSFLIAWPCALTLSLTLLPQVRKVAEWLCRPRSKTITKVSLCDE; this comes from the coding sequence ATGAAAAACAAACTGCATTGGGTTACCGCGATACTGTCTTCACTTGTCATGGCATTCATGATGTCGGGGATCATTTCGGGTTATAAGATGGGTTTCAGTCAAGCATGGCCACCAATTTGGTTAAACAGCTTTTTGATTGCTTGGCCGTGTGCACTCACACTGAGCCTAACCTTGTTACCGCAAGTTAGAAAGGTCGCCGAGTGGCTATGTCGCCCAAGATCAAAAACGATAACCAAAGTGAGTTTATGCGATGAATAA
- a CDS encoding YebC/PmpR family DNA-binding transcriptional regulator: MGRSFEVRKASMAKTAGAKIKVYSKYGKEIYVLAKNGSSDPDMNLPLKHLIAKAKKDQVPAHVIDKAIDKANGGGGEDFQPARYEGFGPGGTSVIVDCLTDNGNRTFQDVRQCFVKTGAKIGVEGTVSHMFAHQAVFQFKGEDDEIILETLMMEDVDVTDVELEDGVITVFAPTTEFFKTKTALNTAFPELTLDVEEITFVPQTTTPVAEEDSEKFQKFLDMLDDCDDVQQVYHNAEL; this comes from the coding sequence ATGGGAAGAAGTTTTGAAGTGCGCAAGGCCTCAATGGCGAAAACTGCAGGCGCAAAAATTAAAGTTTATTCTAAATACGGTAAAGAGATTTACGTACTGGCTAAGAACGGCAGCTCTGACCCAGACATGAACCTACCTCTTAAGCACCTGATTGCTAAAGCGAAGAAAGACCAAGTACCAGCTCACGTTATCGACAAAGCGATCGATAAAGCGAACGGCGGCGGCGGTGAAGACTTCCAACCAGCTCGTTACGAAGGTTTTGGCCCAGGTGGCACAAGCGTGATCGTTGACTGTCTAACTGACAACGGCAACCGTACTTTCCAAGACGTTCGCCAATGTTTCGTTAAGACTGGCGCGAAAATCGGTGTTGAAGGTACTGTTTCTCACATGTTCGCTCACCAAGCTGTATTCCAGTTCAAAGGCGAAGATGACGAGATCATCCTAGAAACGCTAATGATGGAAGACGTAGACGTGACTGACGTTGAGCTAGAAGACGGTGTTATCACTGTATTCGCTCCAACGACTGAGTTCTTCAAAACGAAGACTGCACTAAACACTGCGTTCCCAGAGCTAACGCTAGATGTTGAGGAAATCACTTTCGTTCCTCAAACGACTACGCCAGTAGCTGAAGAAGATTCTGAGAAGTTCCAGAAGTTCTTAGACATGCTTGACGACTGTGATGATGTTCAGCAGGTTTACCACAACGCTGAGCTGTAA
- a CDS encoding DUF3283 family protein: MSINLSLLPPSEKNKIELDKQASFLVWKLKQAKCGPEAIVEEAMKLGDPDEKVWFEQSVEKYKRVMGVA, translated from the coding sequence ATGTCTATCAACCTTTCACTCCTTCCACCCAGCGAGAAAAATAAAATCGAACTGGATAAGCAAGCATCATTTCTTGTATGGAAACTGAAGCAAGCGAAATGTGGCCCTGAAGCCATTGTTGAAGAAGCAATGAAGCTAGGTGACCCAGATGAAAAGGTGTGGTTTGAACAGTCTGTAGAAAAATACAAACGGGTAATGGGTGTCGCATAA
- a CDS encoding 4a-hydroxytetrahydrobiopterin dehydratase: MLNEQKCEACSIDAIALSKDEQQSLLLELSDWQIMERDGIPQLEKVFKFKNYKQAWAFSNKVSELAEEEFHHPSILLEWGKVTVTWWSHSIKGLHKNDFICASRCDVFAVSE, translated from the coding sequence ATGTTGAATGAACAAAAATGCGAAGCCTGCAGTATCGACGCGATTGCCCTAAGTAAAGATGAGCAACAATCTTTACTATTGGAGTTGTCTGATTGGCAGATCATGGAAAGAGACGGCATCCCACAGCTTGAGAAGGTGTTTAAGTTTAAGAACTACAAGCAAGCATGGGCATTCAGCAACAAAGTGTCAGAGTTAGCAGAAGAAGAATTCCATCACCCTTCTATCTTATTGGAATGGGGCAAAGTCACCGTAACTTGGTGGAGCCACTCAATCAAAGGCCTCCACAAAAATGATTTCATCTGCGCCTCACGCTGCGATGTGTTCGCGGTGAGTGAGTAG
- the phhA gene encoding phenylalanine 4-monooxygenase, with amino-acid sequence MTQYHSKPVSQEGWVEWSLEEDAIWHDLVKRQLDVISDRACDAYLHGLTLLDLPLDRVPQLPEINKVLKETTGWQVQPVPALIDFDRFFDLLANKKFPVATFLRTRDEFDYLQEPDFFHEIFGHCAMLTNADFAAFTEHYGKLGQAATSKQRAYLARLYWFTVEFGLVKEGQQLKIYGGGILSSPAETMYALGGDLAVRERFDLQTVLRTPYRIDIMQPKYYVIDELSELFKISQENLLQQADLAIDAGLLPPLFEPKEPTHVE; translated from the coding sequence ATGACTCAATATCATTCTAAGCCCGTGAGCCAAGAGGGATGGGTTGAGTGGAGCCTCGAAGAAGATGCCATTTGGCACGACTTGGTGAAAAGACAACTGGACGTCATTAGTGACCGCGCTTGTGATGCCTATTTGCACGGTTTGACCCTGCTGGATCTGCCATTAGACAGAGTTCCCCAACTTCCAGAGATAAACAAAGTGCTAAAGGAAACAACAGGTTGGCAGGTTCAGCCTGTTCCGGCGTTAATCGATTTTGACCGTTTCTTTGATTTGCTTGCGAATAAGAAATTCCCCGTCGCGACATTTTTGAGAACGCGAGACGAGTTCGATTATTTGCAAGAACCTGATTTCTTTCATGAAATTTTTGGTCACTGTGCCATGCTCACTAATGCTGATTTCGCAGCCTTCACTGAGCATTATGGAAAACTAGGCCAAGCGGCGACATCCAAACAACGCGCTTATCTTGCCCGTTTGTATTGGTTTACGGTCGAGTTCGGTTTAGTAAAAGAAGGCCAACAATTGAAAATCTATGGTGGTGGCATTCTTTCGTCTCCGGCGGAAACCATGTATGCGTTGGGAGGGGATTTGGCCGTTCGAGAGCGGTTCGATCTACAAACCGTTTTAAGAACCCCCTACCGCATCGACATCATGCAGCCGAAATATTACGTAATCGACGAGCTATCTGAGCTCTTCAAAATCAGTCAGGAAAACCTATTACAGCAAGCTGATCTCGCGATTGATGCGGGGTTACTACCACCACTTTTTGAACCCAAGGAACCAACACATGTTGAATGA